The following proteins come from a genomic window of Pyxidicoccus sp. MSG2:
- a CDS encoding C39 family peptidase, with translation MTSPRIDSRPQTYSPTAAQTSGLPQGRDAQLSLQQVWPYIEKYAKQYGADPKVLAGIVAQESSFKNHGVHRDGTGHGLIGLDDNGLLPSFEKWAGMQVGRGANAKTIPPEKQLEFLAKTIGDLTKKHGSSLAAAREWHRGAGNMNDARGYDYQSKIQNHINTLFPGGKTPTGTANVPDTTAPGGNTPGTTPGGNTPGSKPGTDAPGSRQPVGDSDYKIKSGDTLWGIASQLKAKGMEGSHWDIIKQIQALNPKITNPNLIMAGDSIKLPGVAGSDQSSFAPGANKPNPVNINPTDGAAPVTNNGKVDASKVPQISQYNPAGKDGNYWNGPANCGPTSMAQIARAVGYGKDMTDAQLINHLGKIGGTSGNGTDVNGIAKMAKAMGKNAVTKGPGANVDWIADQLKQGKLVVANGDYHAMPPHQNEGRTSGHYVTVAGMDDKGNFIVRDPADANVKTVTPEQLKHFLNSNPNGGYQMAIG, from the coding sequence ATGACCTCCCCCCGCATCGACTCTCGTCCGCAGACCTACTCGCCCACGGCGGCGCAGACGTCGGGGCTTCCGCAGGGCCGGGACGCGCAGCTCAGCCTCCAGCAGGTCTGGCCGTACATCGAGAAGTACGCGAAGCAGTACGGCGCGGACCCCAAGGTGCTGGCGGGCATCGTCGCGCAGGAGTCCTCGTTCAAGAACCACGGCGTGCACCGCGACGGCACCGGCCACGGGCTCATCGGGCTCGATGACAACGGGCTGCTCCCCTCCTTCGAGAAGTGGGCCGGTATGCAGGTGGGGCGCGGCGCCAACGCGAAGACGATTCCGCCCGAGAAGCAGCTGGAGTTCCTCGCGAAGACCATCGGCGACCTGACGAAGAAGCACGGCAGCAGCCTGGCCGCCGCGCGCGAGTGGCACCGCGGCGCGGGCAACATGAACGACGCGCGCGGCTACGACTACCAGAGCAAGATCCAGAACCACATCAACACCCTGTTCCCGGGCGGCAAGACGCCGACGGGCACCGCCAACGTCCCCGACACCACCGCGCCGGGTGGCAACACCCCCGGCACCACGCCGGGTGGCAACACCCCCGGCAGCAAGCCGGGCACCGACGCACCGGGCTCGCGCCAGCCGGTGGGCGACTCCGACTACAAGATCAAGAGCGGTGACACCCTCTGGGGCATCGCCTCGCAGCTGAAGGCGAAGGGCATGGAGGGCTCGCACTGGGACATCATCAAGCAGATCCAGGCGCTGAACCCGAAGATCACCAACCCCAACCTCATCATGGCCGGCGACAGCATCAAGCTGCCGGGCGTGGCGGGCTCGGACCAGAGCAGCTTCGCACCCGGCGCGAACAAGCCCAACCCCGTCAACATCAACCCCACTGACGGCGCCGCCCCGGTGACGAACAACGGGAAGGTGGACGCGAGCAAGGTGCCGCAGATCAGCCAGTACAACCCGGCCGGCAAGGACGGGAACTACTGGAACGGACCGGCCAACTGCGGCCCCACGTCCATGGCGCAGATTGCGCGCGCCGTTGGCTACGGCAAGGACATGACGGACGCCCAGCTCATCAACCACCTGGGCAAGATTGGCGGCACCAGCGGCAACGGCACCGATGTGAATGGCATCGCGAAGATGGCGAAGGCCATGGGGAAGAATGCCGTCACCAAGGGCCCCGGCGCCAACGTGGACTGGATTGCCGACCAGCTCAAGCAGGGCAAGCTGGTGGTGGCCAACGGCGACTACCACGCCATGCCGCCCCACCAGAACGAGGGCCGCACCTCCGGCCACTACGTCACCGTGGCGGGCATGGACGACAAGGGCAACTTCATCGTCCGCGACCCGGCCGACGCCAACGTGAAGACCGTCACCCCGGAGCAGCTCAAGCACTTCCTCAACTCCAACCCCAACGGCGGCTACCAGATGGCCATCGGCTGA
- a CDS encoding pyridoxal-phosphate dependent enzyme, whose product MRVVFPLSRPWPEGPVVLWGGALPAGSLKYLTFARYLESSLPEGARGLVELSGAATALALDALGRERGLPVVAVTDAAGTGYLRTNGFGGEVRTVRGLSEAWELARGYERAGWCWPRQLANGELVECVASWAVRLREVVRDVYPAVRSVVCGFGTGATVVGLHRTFTSAGYEVVGVQPAPGRSLPGWRRWVEQSLGETDLFYPYREEVALETARARDTDGLGALLAWAREEPRPEEVLIISHNARPPGG is encoded by the coding sequence ATGCGCGTCGTCTTTCCCCTGTCGCGTCCCTGGCCTGAAGGCCCCGTGGTGCTGTGGGGTGGAGCCCTTCCCGCTGGCAGCCTCAAGTACCTCACCTTCGCGCGCTACCTGGAGTCGTCACTCCCGGAGGGGGCGAGGGGGCTGGTGGAGCTGTCCGGCGCCGCCACCGCGCTGGCGCTGGACGCGCTGGGGCGGGAGCGGGGGCTGCCGGTGGTGGCGGTGACGGACGCGGCGGGGACGGGCTATCTGCGGACGAACGGCTTCGGCGGCGAGGTGCGCACCGTGCGCGGGCTCTCCGAGGCCTGGGAGCTGGCGAGGGGCTACGAGCGCGCCGGGTGGTGCTGGCCGCGGCAGCTCGCCAACGGGGAGTTGGTGGAGTGCGTGGCCTCGTGGGCCGTGCGGCTGCGCGAGGTGGTGCGCGACGTGTACCCCGCGGTGAGGAGCGTGGTGTGCGGCTTCGGCACGGGTGCCACGGTGGTGGGGCTGCACCGGACCTTCACGTCGGCGGGCTACGAGGTGGTGGGCGTGCAGCCCGCCCCGGGGCGCTCACTGCCCGGCTGGCGGCGCTGGGTGGAGCAGAGCCTGGGAGAGACGGACCTCTTCTACCCGTACCGGGAAGAGGTGGCGCTGGAGACGGCGCGGGCCCGGGACACGGATGGCCTGGGCGCGCTGCTGGCCTGGGCGCGCGAGGAGCCCAGGCCGGAGGAGGTGCTCATCATCTCCCACAACGCGCGGCCCCCGGGCGGCTGA
- a CDS encoding sensor histidine kinase: protein MLRRLLPTLVALGCGLLALGWGLVSLQRIFGQEREDAHDQVRSRREALEHAASESLRQSLARQLEETIPALHEAVGDPLAPAEGFYLLFRNYQFLPRITRPSAGYRTPAKDAYLVLEAHLADGSPAGRWEQRLARLRAVEAALAARNTRGVGRLVEDLLRYHAANPLPAVQELPFLVLTLERLQRGKDTEPLVRALLREGLPEDFGGFARASGLQRDLLRDRSRFTQSDFDFLHEHIVRLSTALGEPTSDFMDRSGEVGAGMLVMPDGLVEPTLIGEQWYVEPKNEEAVYGIAVDVVALLRPIAADLRARRLLDTDGTLSLKTDRPVQPMRTLRVRAEMPQWVRAEADIEARYGLKTVLVAVCGTLAMAIFALSVVAQQRKYRFLELKSDFVATVSHELRTPLASIRLLGETLERKLAHTPEVRDYPARIVQAADGLHFLVENILSFNRIDKGRWKLRTSRVRLEELVNPLRDDLASATTVPVDLVTDVGDAELEADPSLLRLLFANLGRNACAYNRRSPVRISVTAQTIPGHGCTVLFRDNGVGMPEAEWENVFQDFYRLTQPGPEVHGSGLGLALCRKIMRLHGGDIQVATSSPEGTTFALTFHESYR, encoded by the coding sequence ATGCTGCGCCGGCTCCTCCCCACCCTCGTGGCCCTGGGCTGCGGCCTCCTGGCCCTCGGCTGGGGGCTCGTCAGCCTCCAGCGCATCTTCGGCCAGGAGCGCGAGGACGCCCACGACCAGGTGCGCTCGCGCCGCGAGGCGCTGGAGCACGCCGCCTCCGAGTCGCTCCGCCAGAGCCTGGCCCGGCAGCTCGAGGAGACCATCCCCGCGCTCCACGAGGCGGTGGGTGACCCGCTGGCCCCGGCCGAGGGCTTCTACCTCCTCTTCCGCAACTACCAGTTCCTGCCACGCATCACCCGCCCCAGCGCAGGCTACCGGACGCCCGCGAAAGACGCGTACCTCGTCCTCGAGGCGCACCTCGCGGATGGCTCGCCCGCGGGCAGGTGGGAGCAGCGCCTGGCACGGCTGCGCGCGGTGGAGGCGGCGCTCGCGGCCCGGAACACCCGGGGCGTGGGGCGGCTGGTGGAGGACCTCCTGCGCTACCACGCCGCCAACCCGCTGCCCGCGGTGCAGGAGTTGCCCTTCCTGGTGCTGACCCTGGAGCGGCTGCAGCGCGGCAAGGACACGGAGCCGCTGGTGCGGGCGCTCTTGCGAGAGGGCCTGCCGGAGGACTTCGGCGGCTTCGCGCGGGCCTCGGGCCTCCAGCGGGATTTGCTGCGCGACCGCTCGCGCTTCACCCAGTCGGACTTCGACTTCCTCCACGAGCACATCGTCCGGCTGAGCACCGCACTGGGCGAGCCCACCAGCGACTTCATGGACCGCTCGGGCGAGGTGGGCGCCGGCATGCTGGTGATGCCGGACGGGCTGGTGGAGCCCACGCTGATTGGCGAGCAGTGGTACGTGGAGCCCAAGAACGAGGAGGCCGTCTATGGCATCGCCGTGGACGTGGTGGCGCTGCTGCGCCCCATCGCCGCAGACCTGCGCGCGCGCCGCCTCCTCGACACGGACGGCACGCTGAGCCTCAAGACGGACCGCCCCGTGCAGCCGATGCGCACGCTGCGGGTGCGCGCGGAGATGCCGCAGTGGGTGCGTGCGGAGGCGGACATCGAGGCGCGCTACGGCCTGAAGACGGTGCTGGTGGCGGTGTGCGGCACGCTGGCCATGGCCATCTTCGCGCTGTCGGTGGTGGCGCAGCAGCGCAAGTACCGCTTCCTGGAGCTGAAGAGCGACTTCGTGGCCACCGTCTCGCACGAGCTGCGCACGCCGCTGGCCTCCATCCGCCTGCTGGGCGAGACGCTGGAGCGCAAGCTCGCGCACACGCCCGAGGTGCGCGACTACCCGGCCCGCATCGTCCAGGCCGCCGACGGGCTGCACTTCCTCGTGGAGAACATCCTGTCCTTCAACCGCATCGACAAGGGCCGCTGGAAGCTGCGGACCTCGCGCGTGCGGTTGGAGGAACTGGTCAACCCGCTGCGCGACGACCTGGCCAGCGCCACGACGGTGCCGGTGGACCTGGTGACGGACGTGGGTGACGCGGAGCTGGAGGCGGACCCCTCGCTGCTGCGGCTGCTCTTCGCCAACCTGGGCCGCAACGCGTGCGCCTACAACCGGCGCAGTCCGGTGCGCATCTCCGTCACCGCACAGACGATTCCCGGCCACGGGTGCACGGTGCTCTTCCGCGACAACGGCGTGGGCATGCCCGAGGCCGAATGGGAGAACGTCTTCCAGGACTTCTACCGGCTGACCCAGCCGGGGCCGGAGGTCCACGGCAGTGGCCTGGGACTGGCGCTCTGCCGGAAGATCATGCGGCTGCATGGAGGCGACATCCAGGTGGCCACCTCCAGCCCTGAAGGCACCACCTTCGCACTCACCTTTCACGAGTCGTACCGATGA
- a CDS encoding zinc metalloprotease, with amino-acid sequence MKRSSTLALTVGGLLAWGCDGTLEPVEEPGPAEVEEARCGTGDADAADLARVETRLAAREVSAMRLPGTVRVPTYVHVLRSGTTTAQGNVPDSVVSAQIAVLNGAFSGTPYYFDHVATTRTTNATWYVMAPGSTAERTAKTALRRGGKESLNLYLAKPGGGLLGWATFPWSQASDPVNDGVVMLNATLPTGTASPYNEGDSTVHEVGHWLGLNHTVQGCSVDDGVADTPRSNGTSGACTPGLDTCPADPGLDPIHNYMGYTDDACMYEFTPGQGVRMDNMGLMYR; translated from the coding sequence ATGAAGCGAAGCAGCACGCTGGCGCTCACCGTGGGGGGCCTGCTGGCGTGGGGCTGTGATGGAACGCTGGAGCCGGTGGAGGAGCCGGGGCCCGCCGAGGTGGAAGAGGCGCGGTGTGGCACCGGGGACGCGGACGCGGCGGACCTGGCGCGCGTGGAGACGCGACTGGCGGCGCGCGAGGTGAGCGCGATGCGGCTGCCGGGCACGGTGCGCGTGCCCACGTACGTGCACGTCCTCCGGTCGGGGACGACCACGGCCCAGGGCAATGTGCCGGACTCGGTGGTGAGCGCACAGATTGCCGTGCTCAACGGGGCCTTCAGCGGCACGCCCTACTACTTCGACCACGTGGCCACCACGCGGACGACGAATGCCACCTGGTATGTGATGGCACCCGGCAGCACGGCGGAGCGGACGGCCAAGACGGCGCTTCGCCGGGGTGGCAAGGAGTCGCTCAACCTGTACCTCGCGAAGCCTGGAGGCGGGCTGCTCGGCTGGGCGACGTTCCCCTGGAGCCAGGCCTCCGACCCGGTGAATGACGGCGTGGTGATGCTGAACGCAACGCTGCCGACTGGCACGGCGTCGCCGTACAACGAAGGCGACAGCACCGTGCACGAGGTGGGGCACTGGCTGGGTCTGAATCACACGGTGCAGGGCTGCTCGGTGGACGACGGCGTGGCGGATACACCGAGGTCCAATGGCACCTCGGGCGCCTGCACGCCGGGACTGGACACGTGCCCGGCCGACCCCGGACTGGACCCCATCCACAACTACATGGGCTACACGGACGACGCCTGCATGTACGAGTTCACGCCCGGCCAGGGCGTGCGCATGGACAACATGGGGCTCATGTATCGCTGA
- a CDS encoding energy transducer TonB encodes MFQSVIERQRAGRLGTGMWLSIGAHAALFAAVLFISARPTELPPEPEKEYVLKLSPGPNLAKGTPAPAAPKQAVAPKPRPRNPNRVPTKVQPLPADPQPVEPPPSDPSDNTDEVADPGEGVAGGHLDGDPNSTTIGVPLVPGLPGGTGQGPTGTEVLPFGQGMTPPTQVRVTPIDYTPAARAAEVEGTLIARCVITVEGSVRDCRVIKGLPHMDEAVVDALETWRYRPVTYQGKAVSVSYVFTLRLKMPR; translated from the coding sequence ATGTTCCAGTCAGTCATCGAGCGGCAGCGGGCAGGGCGTCTTGGCACGGGCATGTGGCTGTCCATCGGAGCGCACGCGGCGCTGTTCGCCGCGGTGCTCTTCATCTCCGCGAGGCCCACGGAGCTGCCGCCCGAGCCGGAGAAGGAATACGTCCTCAAGCTGAGCCCGGGCCCCAACCTGGCCAAGGGCACGCCGGCGCCCGCCGCCCCGAAGCAGGCCGTCGCCCCGAAGCCCCGCCCGCGCAACCCGAACCGCGTCCCGACCAAGGTGCAGCCGCTGCCGGCGGACCCGCAGCCCGTGGAGCCGCCGCCTTCCGACCCCAGCGACAACACCGACGAGGTGGCGGACCCGGGCGAGGGCGTGGCCGGCGGCCACCTGGACGGTGACCCGAACAGCACGACCATCGGCGTGCCGCTCGTCCCCGGCCTCCCGGGGGGCACGGGCCAGGGCCCCACGGGCACGGAGGTCCTCCCCTTCGGGCAGGGCATGACGCCGCCGACGCAGGTGCGCGTCACTCCCATCGACTACACGCCCGCGGCGCGCGCGGCCGAGGTGGAAGGCACGCTCATCGCCAGGTGCGTCATCACGGTGGAGGGCAGCGTGCGCGACTGCCGCGTCATCAAGGGCCTGCCGCACATGGATGAGGCGGTGGTGGACGCCCTGGAGACCTGGCGCTACCGCCCGGTGACGTACCAGGGCAAGGCGGTCAGCGTGTCCTACGTCTTCACCCTCCGGCTGAAGATGCCCCGGTAG
- a CDS encoding energy transducer TonB: protein MFKSVIERQRAGRLGTGTWVSIGVHAALFAAVLFISARPPEPPPEKDPLDDLRIIVQRGPSVRRGTPAPAPPKQATPPRPKPPERNRVPRTPQPLPTQPRPPEPDPTPSPGRDDVVATPAISVEPEGHPDGDPDSLLPDGPLPTSFPTDLVRKATDVENLPFGDGMTPPVMLSGAPIEYTSLARAAEVEGTLIAKCVITREGQMRDCRVLKGLAYMDEAVVEALETRRYRPVTFQGSPVSVSYHVTVRLKLPR, encoded by the coding sequence ATGTTCAAGTCGGTCATCGAGCGGCAGCGAGCGGGGCGACTGGGGACGGGGACGTGGGTGTCCATCGGCGTGCATGCGGCGCTGTTCGCCGCGGTGCTGTTCATCTCCGCGCGGCCTCCGGAGCCTCCGCCCGAGAAGGACCCGCTCGACGACCTCCGCATCATCGTGCAGCGGGGCCCCAGCGTGCGCAGGGGCACCCCGGCACCCGCGCCCCCGAAGCAGGCCACCCCGCCTCGTCCCAAGCCCCCGGAGAGGAACCGCGTGCCCCGCACGCCCCAGCCGCTGCCGACGCAGCCGCGTCCTCCGGAGCCCGACCCGACGCCGTCCCCGGGCAGGGATGACGTGGTCGCCACGCCTGCCATCTCCGTCGAGCCCGAGGGCCACCCGGACGGCGATCCGGACAGCCTGCTCCCCGACGGTCCGCTGCCCACGAGCTTCCCCACGGACCTGGTGCGCAAGGCCACGGACGTGGAGAACCTTCCCTTCGGCGACGGCATGACGCCGCCGGTGATGCTGAGCGGAGCCCCCATCGAGTACACGTCCCTGGCGCGCGCGGCCGAGGTGGAAGGCACGCTCATCGCGAAGTGTGTCATCACCCGGGAGGGACAGATGCGGGACTGCCGCGTCCTCAAGGGCCTGGCCTATATGGACGAGGCGGTGGTGGAAGCCCTGGAGACCCGGCGCTACCGCCCGGTGACGTTCCAGGGCAGCCCGGTGTCCGTGTCCTATCACGTCACCGTCAGGCTCAAGCTGCCCCGGTAG
- a CDS encoding response regulator transcription factor produces the protein MTTATPNPTSRPSVLIVEDDAHLRVGLRDNLQDEGYVVSEAPSARDAEPLLREREFDLLILDVMLPGEDGYSFCRRLRSQGVKSMVMMLTARSLEDDILRGFEAGAQDYLTKPYRLRELLARVRALVRRAGTPPPQVMTFSGFTLDLGRRAVTKPDGTDVELTRTEFDLLAFLLRHKDRALPRGEILDAVWGRDVVVDPRTVDNFVSSLKKKLGWTSTSGFTIHTIRGVGYRMELSAP, from the coding sequence ATGACCACCGCCACTCCGAACCCAACCAGCCGCCCCTCCGTCCTCATCGTCGAGGACGACGCCCACCTGCGCGTCGGCCTGCGCGACAACCTCCAGGACGAGGGGTACGTGGTGTCCGAGGCCCCGTCCGCCCGCGACGCCGAGCCGCTGCTGCGTGAGCGCGAGTTCGACCTGCTCATCCTGGACGTGATGCTGCCTGGCGAGGACGGCTACTCCTTCTGCCGACGGCTGCGCTCCCAGGGCGTGAAGAGCATGGTGATGATGCTCACCGCGCGCTCGCTGGAGGACGACATCCTCCGCGGCTTCGAGGCGGGCGCGCAGGACTACCTCACCAAGCCCTACCGGCTGCGGGAGTTGCTGGCGCGGGTGCGCGCGCTGGTGCGCCGGGCCGGCACGCCCCCGCCGCAGGTGATGACCTTCAGCGGCTTCACCCTGGACCTGGGCCGGCGCGCGGTGACGAAGCCGGACGGGACGGACGTGGAGTTGACGCGCACCGAGTTCGACCTGCTGGCCTTCCTGCTGCGCCACAAGGACCGGGCCCTGCCCCGAGGAGAAATCCTGGACGCGGTGTGGGGCCGGGACGTGGTGGTGGACCCGCGCACGGTGGACAACTTCGTCTCCAGCCTGAAGAAGAAGCTCGGCTGGACGAGCACGTCGGGTTTCACCATCCACACGATTCGTGGCGTGGGCTACCGGATGGAGCTCTCCGCCCCGTGA
- a CDS encoding LysM peptidoglycan-binding domain-containing protein, producing the protein MTSVSNYKVRSGDTLSAIAKRYNTTVDALAKANNIKNPDRISAGQVLKVTDGFDAKPTDTKGKTQPKVDNYQPTKPATKPVETNTKPAQTTKGETPADLGSLSRKYEATGPGTVSTGTGDAGGVSYGSYQFATKTGSAKEFVDGLKNTYPDYYKALSGKTPGSAEFTKAWKDLAKKEPERFFQAQHDAIKRTHYDPAVADIKKATGLDVTTRSKALQDVAWSTSVQHRNNSDDIFKAALKGKDPAKMSDEEIIKAVYAERGRKNDKGELVHFRKNSAKVQESVANRFVNESKDALAQLKKEQAAGPTTKPETKPATKPETKPATKPETKPATKPTDSAPVEKPGSKEATKVKVPYYSQFEGGHGYTPNDTACFNAAVAMAKAAGATVTGPDKRIQVATSENSKGQVTVDPKKAAEGRKYIDSQLDAGKPVVVGVSHKDASYNADGLTDHFVVITGRGVDDKGRTYYTFHDPGTKQTAKGADTNANNRFYVDDNGKMYREGSKATGYVTDRQYEVSMVRRNA; encoded by the coding sequence ATGACGAGCGTCAGCAACTACAAGGTGCGGTCAGGCGACACGCTGTCGGCCATCGCCAAGCGCTACAACACCACCGTCGATGCGTTGGCCAAGGCCAACAACATCAAGAACCCGGACCGCATCAGCGCGGGTCAGGTCCTGAAGGTCACCGACGGCTTCGACGCGAAGCCGACCGACACGAAGGGCAAGACGCAGCCGAAGGTGGACAACTATCAGCCCACCAAGCCGGCCACGAAGCCCGTCGAGACGAACACGAAGCCCGCGCAGACCACCAAGGGCGAGACCCCGGCGGACCTGGGCAGCCTGAGCCGCAAGTACGAGGCGACCGGCCCCGGCACCGTCTCCACCGGCACGGGTGACGCGGGTGGCGTGTCCTACGGCTCCTACCAGTTCGCCACCAAGACGGGCTCCGCCAAGGAGTTCGTGGACGGGCTGAAGAACACCTACCCCGACTACTACAAGGCCCTGTCCGGCAAGACGCCCGGCAGCGCCGAGTTCACCAAGGCGTGGAAGGACCTGGCGAAGAAGGAGCCGGAGCGCTTCTTCCAGGCCCAGCACGACGCCATCAAGCGCACGCACTACGACCCCGCCGTCGCCGACATCAAGAAGGCCACCGGCCTGGACGTCACCACGCGCTCGAAGGCGCTGCAGGACGTGGCCTGGTCCACCTCCGTCCAGCACCGCAACAACTCCGACGACATCTTCAAGGCCGCGCTCAAGGGCAAGGACCCGGCGAAGATGAGCGATGAGGAGATCATCAAGGCGGTCTACGCCGAGCGCGGCCGGAAGAACGACAAGGGCGAGCTGGTCCACTTCCGCAAGAACTCCGCGAAGGTGCAGGAGAGCGTCGCCAACCGCTTCGTGAATGAGTCGAAGGACGCCCTGGCCCAGCTCAAGAAGGAGCAGGCCGCGGGCCCGACGACGAAGCCGGAGACCAAGCCCGCGACGAAGCCGGAGACCAAGCCCGCGACGAAGCCGGAGACCAAGCCCGCGACGAAGCCCACCGACTCGGCGCCTGTCGAGAAGCCGGGCTCGAAGGAGGCGACGAAGGTCAAGGTCCCCTACTACAGCCAGTTCGAGGGTGGCCACGGCTACACCCCGAACGACACCGCGTGCTTCAACGCGGCGGTGGCCATGGCCAAGGCGGCCGGCGCCACCGTGACGGGCCCGGACAAGCGCATCCAGGTGGCCACGAGCGAGAACTCCAAGGGCCAGGTGACGGTGGACCCGAAGAAGGCCGCCGAGGGCCGCAAGTACATCGACTCGCAGCTCGACGCGGGCAAGCCCGTGGTGGTCGGCGTCAGCCACAAGGACGCCAGCTACAACGCGGACGGGCTCACGGACCACTTCGTGGTCATCACCGGCCGCGGCGTCGACGACAAGGGCCGCACCTACTACACCTTCCACGACCCGGGGACGAAGCAGACGGCCAAGGGCGCCGACACCAACGCGAACAACCGCTTCTACGTGGATGACAACGGGAAGATGTACCGCGAGGGCAGCAAGGCCACCGGCTACGTCACCGACCGTCAGTACGAGGTCTCGATGGTCCGCCGCAACGCCTAG
- a CDS encoding tetratricopeptide repeat protein: MNRSLIAAGCALVLGCASTQKPAPVSQPEAPQARSAATESGPEQPRYLSPSEIAKRLEASEVAYRVEGKDSPPGGWGDQLWPQRVQAVEFPRVVVENGERVVREWPENPAARKLLDEAEPLFQAKKYEEAGKLYARATEVCPDCYMAWNFRGDAAYFADDAATGLEHYRKATALNPDDHRSWFFLGNALAKLGRFDEALDAWGMCLTLSPRYSVIRQFFQTHSHLGLVIREDAIVPRGYAERVGEEISIQFDPNHDLGWFAFANCKALWLGEPSHRKEMTGTTEEHFTSVEELECLGAALVVHEDQKARGKTDASDATLDRLYGIARDGMLLEAVLFEVATRVHPQIVLTQDDTVRQRLKAYVLKHVLVPAGGVDL; this comes from the coding sequence TTGAACCGCTCACTCATCGCCGCCGGCTGTGCGCTCGTCCTGGGCTGTGCTTCCACGCAGAAGCCCGCTCCCGTGTCGCAGCCGGAGGCGCCGCAGGCCCGCTCTGCCGCCACGGAGTCCGGGCCAGAGCAGCCGCGGTACCTGTCGCCTTCGGAAATCGCGAAGCGGCTGGAAGCGTCGGAGGTGGCCTATCGCGTGGAGGGGAAGGACTCGCCGCCGGGGGGCTGGGGGGACCAGCTGTGGCCCCAGCGCGTGCAGGCGGTGGAGTTCCCCCGCGTGGTGGTGGAGAACGGCGAGCGCGTCGTCCGCGAGTGGCCGGAGAATCCGGCTGCACGCAAGCTGCTCGACGAGGCCGAGCCGCTCTTCCAGGCGAAGAAGTACGAGGAGGCGGGGAAGCTCTACGCGCGCGCCACCGAGGTGTGCCCGGACTGCTACATGGCCTGGAACTTCCGGGGCGACGCGGCCTACTTCGCGGATGATGCGGCCACCGGGCTGGAGCACTACCGCAAGGCCACCGCCCTCAACCCGGATGACCACCGCTCCTGGTTCTTCCTGGGCAACGCGCTCGCGAAGCTGGGGCGCTTCGACGAGGCGCTCGACGCGTGGGGCATGTGCCTGACGCTCAGCCCGCGCTACTCCGTCATCCGCCAGTTCTTCCAGACCCACTCGCACCTGGGGCTCGTCATCCGCGAGGACGCCATCGTCCCCCGTGGCTACGCGGAGCGCGTGGGCGAGGAGATCTCCATCCAGTTCGACCCCAACCACGACCTGGGTTGGTTCGCCTTCGCCAACTGCAAGGCGCTGTGGCTGGGCGAGCCCTCCCACCGCAAGGAGATGACCGGCACCACCGAGGAGCACTTCACCTCCGTGGAGGAGCTGGAGTGCCTGGGCGCCGCGCTCGTCGTCCACGAGGACCAGAAGGCGCGGGGAAAGACGGATGCGTCGGACGCCACACTCGACCGGCTGTATGGCATTGCGCGGGACGGCATGCTGCTGGAGGCCGTGCTCTTCGAGGTGGCCACCCGCGTGCACCCCCAAATCGTCCTCACCCAGGATGACACCGTCCGCCAGCGCCTGAAGGCCTACGTGCTCAAGCACGTGCTGGTGCCGGCGGGCGGCGTCGACCTGTGA